Proteins encoded within one genomic window of Acidimicrobiia bacterium:
- a CDS encoding acyl-CoA dehydrogenase family protein → MAHERDDDNHDYDAYRDRARRWLAENVERVRPTSTAVGQRAGESELEFVARSKALQAKLYAGGYAGITLPAEWGGQGLTTRHQQIFDEEVFGYERPGGFGGTFGPILGALLGHMTDEQRREYLVPILQGTLWCQLMSEPGAGSDIGGITTRAVQDGDEWVINGQKVWTTAGHLSDMAICITRTDWDVPKYSGLTMFIVAMDTPGVSPRPLRQITGEAEFCETFLDDVRIPARNVLGVPGGGWGVVQTWLTYEHGGVEEGDQSGRGVSGAKVSASLVDGAFPKELVSQSVARGVVEDPRVRDRLARTFIADAVNGMVGRHLGIAMRDGRISGHAGSMVKVAAATAAQRSTEAAVDLAGMAGIAWDADDPLGDARAKEMLQSRSHSIAGGTNEIQRNNTGDRVLGLPREPAVDRGIPFREVRTNAVPPRTDQS, encoded by the coding sequence GTGGCACACGAGCGCGACGACGACAACCACGACTACGACGCATACCGGGATCGAGCACGTCGGTGGCTCGCCGAGAACGTGGAACGCGTACGTCCCACCTCGACGGCGGTCGGTCAGCGTGCCGGGGAGAGCGAGCTCGAGTTCGTCGCGCGTTCGAAGGCGCTGCAGGCGAAGCTCTACGCGGGCGGCTACGCCGGCATCACACTCCCCGCCGAGTGGGGCGGGCAGGGCCTCACCACCCGCCACCAGCAGATCTTCGACGAAGAGGTCTTCGGCTATGAACGCCCGGGAGGATTCGGGGGAACCTTCGGGCCGATCCTCGGAGCCCTCCTGGGTCACATGACCGACGAACAGCGGCGGGAGTATCTGGTTCCGATCCTGCAGGGAACGCTCTGGTGTCAACTGATGTCGGAACCGGGCGCGGGCTCCGACATCGGAGGCATCACCACCAGGGCGGTACAAGACGGCGACGAGTGGGTCATCAACGGCCAGAAGGTGTGGACGACGGCCGGCCACTTGTCGGACATGGCGATCTGCATCACGCGAACCGACTGGGACGTGCCCAAGTACTCGGGGCTCACGATGTTCATCGTGGCGATGGACACGCCGGGTGTGTCGCCTCGGCCGTTGCGTCAGATCACGGGAGAGGCGGAGTTCTGCGAGACGTTCCTCGACGACGTGCGCATTCCGGCGCGCAACGTGCTCGGGGTACCGGGCGGCGGCTGGGGCGTCGTGCAGACGTGGCTCACATACGAGCACGGCGGGGTCGAGGAGGGTGATCAGTCGGGGCGCGGCGTCAGCGGCGCCAAGGTGTCGGCGTCGTTGGTCGACGGCGCGTTCCCGAAGGAGCTCGTGTCGCAAAGTGTTGCGCGCGGGGTCGTGGAGGATCCCCGGGTGCGCGACCGGTTGGCTCGCACGTTCATCGCCGATGCGGTGAACGGGATGGTCGGCCGGCACCTGGGGATCGCGATGCGCGACGGCCGGATCTCGGGACACGCGGGCTCGATGGTGAAGGTCGCCGCCGCGACCGCGGCGCAACGTTCCACCGAGGCTGCGGTCGATCTCGCGGGCATGGCCGGCATCGCCTGGGACGCGGACGATCCGCTCGGTGACGCGCGAGCCAAGGAGATGCTCCAGTCGAGGAGCCACTCGATCGCCGGCGGTACCAATGAGATCCAGCGCAACAACACCGGCGATCGGGTGCTCGGGTTGCCGCGTGAGCCGGCCGTCGATCGTGGCATCCCGTTCCGCGAGGTGCGCACCAACGCGGTGCCCCCGCGCACAGATCAGTCGTAG
- a CDS encoding ABC transporter permease, which yields MSAYVVRRLLVAIPVVVLATLVVFLLVSARGDPLRDFRHKPTVSQQTIRNLEHEYHLDKSVPEQYVLWLGDFAQGDWGTSFRTEQPVSDMVGEAAWNSFLLIGTTVVLSATLGLLIGVVSAVRQHTAFDYTATGFAYFGFSMPDFFFALLLQLVLVVWLREEFDIQLFYVQGKYTVGQEGDIGNLLQHMVLPVLTLMLTSVAAWSRYQRDSMLDALRSDYVRTARAKGVPRAQIIRRHALRNALIPFVTVVAIDAGVLLGGVVVVERIFGWPGLGLLFFNALEKSDYPVLLAWMAVATIFVVLFNLLADVLYGVLDPRIRLSGRAA from the coding sequence GTGAGCGCGTACGTCGTACGGCGGCTGCTGGTCGCGATTCCGGTCGTCGTGCTGGCGACGCTGGTGGTGTTCCTGCTCGTTTCGGCGCGCGGTGACCCACTTCGCGACTTCCGGCACAAGCCGACGGTCTCCCAGCAGACCATCCGCAACCTCGAGCACGAGTACCACCTCGACAAGTCGGTTCCCGAGCAGTACGTGCTCTGGCTCGGCGACTTCGCGCAGGGCGACTGGGGTACGTCGTTCCGGACGGAGCAACCGGTGTCCGACATGGTGGGCGAGGCCGCGTGGAACTCGTTCCTGCTCATCGGCACCACCGTGGTGCTGTCGGCCACGCTCGGGCTCCTGATCGGGGTCGTCAGCGCGGTGCGCCAGCACACCGCCTTCGACTACACCGCGACCGGTTTCGCGTACTTCGGCTTCTCGATGCCCGACTTCTTCTTCGCGCTGCTGCTCCAACTCGTGCTGGTCGTGTGGCTGCGCGAGGAGTTCGACATTCAACTCTTCTACGTGCAGGGCAAGTACACCGTCGGGCAGGAGGGCGACATCGGCAACCTGCTCCAGCACATGGTTCTGCCGGTGCTCACGCTGATGCTCACGAGCGTGGCCGCGTGGAGCCGTTACCAGCGCGACAGCATGCTCGACGCCCTGCGCAGCGATTACGTGCGCACCGCTCGCGCGAAAGGCGTCCCGCGCGCGCAGATCATCCGGCGACACGCGCTGCGCAACGCGCTGATCCCGTTCGTGACGGTCGTCGCGATCGATGCCGGGGTGTTGCTCGGTGGGGTCGTCGTCGTCGAGCGGATCTTCGGTTGGCCGGGACTCGGGCTCCTGTTCTTCAACGCCCTGGAGAAGTCGGACTACCCGGTGCTCCTGGCGTGGATGGCAGTCGCCACGATCTTCGTCGTGCTGTTCAACCTTCTTGCCGACGTCCTCTACGGCGTGCTCGACCCGCGCATTCGTCTCAGTGGGCGCGCGGCATGA
- a CDS encoding DUF4118 domain-containing protein — protein sequence MAQTSDRAQANVLIGLAIAALGPIVVAAILVPFRRDLDNANLALILVLVVVLAAIVGGRRAGAVAAIMATLSFDFFLTRPYLSMDIETSDDIETALILLGVGLLVGAVASRGRRSEAGRERAAEAISRVHKVADQVAQGAPVDNVVATVKQELRALLSLHDCWLEFHPFVYVMPRLERGGTIGQSEHHWFAGGISLSEDGIELPVLEQGDEVARLVLIGNREVAVTIEERVVAVALADQLGAALALAGPDERERLAKESRRE from the coding sequence ATGGCGCAGACCAGCGACCGAGCACAGGCCAACGTGCTCATTGGCCTCGCGATCGCCGCCCTCGGGCCGATCGTGGTCGCGGCGATCCTCGTGCCGTTCCGCCGCGACCTCGACAACGCGAACCTCGCGCTCATCCTCGTGCTCGTCGTGGTGCTCGCCGCGATCGTGGGAGGGCGCCGCGCCGGCGCGGTCGCCGCGATCATGGCCACGCTGTCGTTCGACTTCTTCCTGACCCGGCCGTACCTCTCGATGGACATCGAGACCAGCGACGACATCGAGACCGCACTCATCCTCCTCGGTGTCGGCCTGCTCGTCGGCGCGGTCGCATCCCGCGGCCGACGATCAGAAGCAGGACGGGAGCGCGCCGCGGAGGCGATCTCGCGCGTCCACAAAGTCGCCGATCAGGTTGCGCAGGGTGCGCCGGTCGACAACGTCGTGGCGACGGTCAAACAGGAGCTCCGCGCGCTCCTCTCGTTGCACGATTGCTGGCTGGAGTTCCATCCGTTCGTGTACGTGATGCCCCGGCTCGAGCGAGGCGGAACCATCGGGCAGTCGGAGCATCACTGGTTCGCGGGCGGAATCTCATTGTCCGAGGACGGCATCGAGCTTCCGGTCCTCGAGCAGGGCGACGAGGTGGCGCGGCTGGTGCTCATCGGCAACCGAGAAGTCGCGGTGACCATCGAGGAGCGGGTCGTCGCCGTCGCCCTCGCCGACCAACTCGGCGCCGCGCTCGCACTCGCGGGCCCGGACGAGCGGGAGCGGCTCGCGAAGGAATCCCGTCGGGAGTGA
- a CDS encoding ABC transporter ATP-binding protein produces the protein MLVADGLVKHFRARSRGVVHAVDGVSFTVDRGETLAIVGESGSGKTTVARLVLRLVKPTAGTIRFHGRRVQMVFQDPYSSLDPRMTAGAIVAEPLVVARRRREAKQRVPELFELVGLGAEHTDRYPHELSGGQRQRVGIARALALEPDLVVLDEPVSALDVSIQAQILNLLADLQARLSLSYLFIAHDLSVVRHVADRVAVMHLGKIVEFASTAELFASPAHPYTQALLSAVPEPDPPSERERQRIVLRGELPSAVDPPSGCRFRTRCWRADDRCAEEEPQLVERAGVEHPVACHFPEVRIRT, from the coding sequence CTGCTCGTGGCCGACGGGCTGGTCAAGCACTTCCGTGCGCGCTCGCGCGGAGTCGTGCACGCGGTCGACGGCGTGAGCTTCACCGTCGACCGCGGCGAGACGCTCGCCATCGTGGGGGAGTCCGGGAGCGGCAAGACGACCGTCGCCCGGCTCGTGCTCCGACTGGTGAAGCCGACCGCGGGCACGATCCGCTTTCATGGCCGCCGGGTGCAGATGGTGTTCCAGGATCCCTACTCGTCGCTCGACCCGCGCATGACGGCCGGCGCGATCGTGGCCGAGCCGCTGGTGGTCGCGCGGCGCCGGCGCGAGGCGAAACAGCGTGTACCCGAGCTCTTCGAGCTCGTCGGGCTCGGCGCCGAGCACACGGATCGCTACCCACACGAGCTCTCCGGCGGCCAGCGCCAGCGTGTGGGCATCGCACGCGCACTCGCGCTCGAGCCGGACCTCGTCGTGCTCGACGAACCGGTCAGCGCGCTCGACGTGTCGATCCAGGCGCAGATCCTCAACTTGCTCGCCGATCTCCAAGCGCGCCTGTCGCTCTCGTACCTGTTCATCGCGCACGACCTCTCCGTTGTGCGCCACGTCGCCGACCGCGTCGCCGTGATGCACCTCGGCAAGATCGTCGAGTTCGCCAGCACCGCGGAGTTGTTCGCCTCACCCGCGCACCCTTACACGCAGGCGTTGCTGTCGGCGGTGCCCGAACCCGACCCGCCGAGCGAACGCGAACGGCAGCGCATCGTCCTGCGCGGCGAGCTCCCGAGCGCCGTGGACCCGCCGTCGGGTTGCCGATTCCGGACGAGGTGCTGGCGGGCCGATGACCGGTGCGCCGAGGAGGAGCCGCAGCTCGTCGAGCGTGCGGGTGTGGAACACCCCGTTGCATGCCACTTTCCCGAGGTGCGGATCAGGACGTGA
- a CDS encoding SRPBCC family protein, translated as MADHSYSFRSVWTLGAPAADVYQVLERLADYPAWWPEIKEVRPLSHDEYELRCRSVLPYDLVFTTHQTRHDPHARVLEANLTGDLDGFSRWTIQEFPEGSRATFEEEVVANKALLRRLDPLARPAFRGNHKLMMRHGEQGLRTFLAGYRARYD; from the coding sequence GTGGCGGACCACTCCTACAGCTTCCGGAGCGTGTGGACCCTCGGCGCACCCGCGGCCGATGTGTATCAAGTGCTCGAACGACTGGCCGACTACCCCGCGTGGTGGCCCGAGATCAAGGAGGTCCGGCCGCTCTCCCATGACGAGTACGAACTGCGGTGCCGCTCGGTGCTGCCCTACGACCTCGTGTTCACCACGCACCAGACCCGGCACGACCCGCACGCGCGGGTGCTCGAGGCGAACCTCACGGGCGACCTCGACGGCTTCTCACGGTGGACGATCCAGGAGTTCCCCGAGGGGTCGCGGGCGACGTTCGAAGAGGAGGTCGTCGCCAACAAGGCGCTGCTCCGCCGGCTCGACCCGCTCGCCCGACCCGCGTTCCGCGGCAACCACAAGTTGATGATGCGCCACGGCGAGCAAGGACTGCGCACGTTCCTCGCAGGCTACCGCGCGCGCTACGACTGA
- a CDS encoding ABC transporter permease, with protein sequence MGDETARSRAEEIDSLLIAGEAVPTGGVGQWHMALRRFRQHKLALVALGFLIFMVIACFVGAHFAPSPTEQHLLEQPAGPSGSHWFGTDELSRDSLSRVLHGGQISLRVAFGVAILSTAIGVVIGALAGFYRGWLDNLLMRFTDLWIALPAIPILAVAVSIGTVDLGPLGTLDMGGVLGITLLLSLLLWGSIARVVRGATLSLREHEFIDAARTIGASNTRIIVRHVLPNCFGPIVVNATLIVAEAILVESTLSFLGFGIQPPTPSWGNLLANSISTLEDQWWLTVFPGLAIFLTVLAVNFVGDGLRDALDPRRPVRA encoded by the coding sequence ATGGGGGACGAGACTGCGCGCTCGCGCGCCGAGGAGATCGATTCCCTCCTCATCGCGGGCGAAGCCGTCCCCACCGGAGGCGTTGGGCAATGGCACATGGCACTGCGCCGGTTCCGACAGCACAAGCTGGCGCTCGTCGCGCTCGGCTTCCTGATCTTCATGGTGATCGCCTGTTTCGTGGGCGCGCACTTCGCGCCGAGTCCGACCGAGCAGCACCTGCTCGAACAACCCGCAGGCCCGTCGGGTTCGCACTGGTTCGGCACCGACGAACTGAGCCGCGACTCGCTCTCACGTGTGCTCCACGGTGGGCAGATCTCGCTGCGCGTGGCGTTCGGGGTCGCGATCCTGTCGACGGCGATCGGCGTCGTCATCGGCGCCCTTGCCGGCTTCTACCGCGGCTGGCTCGACAACCTGCTGATGCGCTTCACCGACCTCTGGATCGCGCTTCCTGCGATACCGATACTCGCGGTGGCGGTGTCGATCGGGACGGTCGATCTCGGGCCACTCGGCACGCTCGACATGGGAGGCGTGCTCGGCATCACGCTGCTGCTCTCGCTGCTCCTGTGGGGGTCGATCGCGCGCGTCGTGCGCGGCGCGACATTGTCGCTCCGCGAGCACGAGTTCATCGACGCCGCGCGCACGATCGGCGCGTCGAACACGCGCATCATCGTGCGGCACGTGCTCCCGAACTGTTTCGGCCCGATCGTCGTGAACGCGACGCTCATCGTCGCCGAGGCGATCCTCGTGGAGAGCACCCTCTCGTTCCTCGGCTTCGGGATCCAACCGCCCACGCCGAGCTGGGGCAACCTGCTGGCGAACTCGATCTCCACGCTCGAGGACCAGTGGTGGCTCACCGTGTTCCCGGGCCTCGCGATCTTCCTCACCGTGCTCGCGGTGAACTTCGTCGGTGACGGCCTGCGTGACGCGCTCGATCCCCGACGTCCGGTGCGCGCATGA
- a CDS encoding ABC transporter ATP-binding protein, with protein MSERGAPLLEVDDLSVEFAVDGAVLLAVDGLSIALAAGERVAIVGESGSGKTVTALAIMGLIEPPGRITSGDVRLAGRSLTTLSEDEYRQIRGRDVAMVFQDPMTALNPAHRIGPQVAEAITVHDSSVARSTAAARAVELLEEVGIASASVRARDYPHQLSGGMRQRVLLAMALANRPRLLIADEPTTALDVTTQAQILELLDTIRADLGLAVVLVTHDLGVVAGHADRVVVMYAGRVVEEGTVDDVFASPRHPYTRGLLASVPTMASARGTLTPIPGSPPNLLHVPEGCAFHPRCAFAQDRCRESVPPLVALAPGHRAACLRATELAEEL; from the coding sequence ATGAGCGAGCGTGGCGCGCCGCTTCTCGAGGTCGACGACCTGAGCGTGGAGTTCGCCGTCGACGGGGCGGTGCTGCTCGCGGTCGACGGACTGTCGATCGCGCTCGCGGCCGGTGAGCGCGTGGCGATCGTCGGCGAGTCGGGATCGGGAAAGACCGTCACGGCCCTCGCGATCATGGGGCTGATCGAGCCGCCGGGTCGCATCACCTCGGGCGACGTCCGGCTCGCCGGACGCTCGCTCACGACTCTCTCGGAGGACGAGTACCGGCAGATACGGGGTCGCGACGTGGCCATGGTGTTCCAGGACCCGATGACCGCGCTCAACCCGGCACACCGGATCGGTCCACAGGTGGCGGAGGCGATCACGGTGCACGACTCGTCGGTCGCGCGCTCGACGGCTGCGGCGCGCGCGGTGGAACTCCTCGAAGAGGTCGGGATCGCGTCGGCGTCCGTCCGGGCACGCGACTACCCCCACCAGCTCTCGGGCGGCATGCGGCAGCGCGTCCTGCTGGCGATGGCGCTGGCCAACCGCCCCCGGCTCCTCATTGCCGACGAGCCGACGACCGCGCTCGACGTGACGACGCAGGCGCAGATCCTCGAGCTGCTCGACACGATCCGAGCGGATCTCGGCCTCGCCGTCGTGCTGGTCACGCACGACCTGGGCGTCGTGGCAGGTCATGCCGACCGCGTCGTGGTGATGTACGCGGGCAGGGTCGTCGAGGAGGGAACCGTGGACGACGTGTTCGCGTCGCCGCGGCATCCGTACACGCGTGGCTTGTTGGCGTCGGTCCCCACCATGGCGAGCGCGCGCGGCACCCTCACCCCGATCCCCGGATCACCGCCGAACCTGCTGCACGTGCCCGAAGGCTGCGCGTTCCATCCGCGGTGCGCGTTCGCGCAGGATCGGTGCCGGGAGTCGGTACCACCACTCGTCGCGCTCGCACCCGGTCATCGCGCCGCCTGTCTCCGAGCGACGGAGCTGGCGGAGGAATTGTGA